The Sphingomonas hankookensis genome includes the window ATGGTCGGCACGATCATCTATGACGCGACCAAGGCCAAGGACAGCATGGGCGCGTTCCAGTTCATCGCGCCGGCCAGCTGGGACACCTATCAGGCGCTGCTCGACGGCACCGCCTCGGCACCGACCGATGTGTGGCAGTGCGACACGACCGACGACAAGGGGTGTCTGAAGCCCACGCCCACCAAGCTGAGCATCTCGACCAACGAGGCGCTGCGTACGCGCGTCCTGAAGGCGATGGACAGCATGTCGGGCAAGATCCGCTCCAACGCCGCGCTGTCGGGTGACGAGATCGCGCTGCTGGGCATGACGTCGATCCCGCTCTACAAGATCCTCGTCGTCAACGAGGCGGCGCACATGGGCCTCTCGGGCGGCGATCGCGCGACGCTCGCCGAGATGGTCGCGATCGACATGCTGATGTCGATGCTCGACCGGATGCTGGACACGATCTCGCAGGCGCAGGCGGGCGCGAAGTTCGTCTCGACCGACGAGTTCAAGGCGTGGCGCGCCCAGGTCGACAGCGTGAAGACCGAGCTGTCGCGGCGCAGCGAGAAGATGGCCGGGCAGATCTCCAATACCTACCGGGTGATCCAGTACACCCAGTTCATGGAATCCACCCTCAAGAACACCATGAGCCCGCAGTTGTCGGCTTCGCTCCGGTTCGGACGCGGCCTCAGCGCGCAGGGCTTGCGGTAAACGGCGGCAAGGGAGCGACGGCGATGGGCGGGCTCGAAGTCTTCACGATCGGCGGGGGCGAATATATCGTCAACGTCTTCAACGCGGTCGCGGCATGGACCGGGGGCGGGGGCTACCGCTCGATGCTCCAGGTCGTGATGGTGATGGGCTTCATCTACTCGCTGTTCGTCGTCGCCTTCTCGCTCGACTGGCGGGCGTGGTTCAACTGGTTCCTCCAGTCGACGCTCATCTACATGATGCTGATGGTCCCGACCGTCACGGTGAAGGTGACCGACCGGATCAACCCCGCGCTCGCGCCCTCGGTGGTCGACAACGTGCCGCTGGGCCTGGGCGTGATGGCCTCGTTTACGAGCCAGGTCGGCGACTGGATGACGCGCTCGGCCGAGACCGTGTTCGTCATGCCCAACGCGCTCGCGCTGACCAACAACGGCATGATCTACGGCGCGCGGCTGATGGACAAGGCACGCACGTTCCAGATCACCGACAGCGTGTTCCGCGCCAACCTCGATGAGCATCTGAAGCAATGCACCTTCTATGACGTGCTGCTCGGCTTCAAGGCGATGGACGACCTGACCAAGACCAGCAACCTGTGGGAGTCGATCGGGCCGGGGTCGCCGGCGCGCAGCCAGCGCTGGATCAGTTCGACCGGTCCCGGCACCACCGAAAATTCGATAATCCCGTGCAACGAAGCCTATTCGCGCATGGATGCCCAGTGGCAGACGGCCTACGACAAGGATCTGATCCCGTTCGCCAGGAACGCCTATCCTGGCATCGCCGACACGATCGCGGCGCAGCGCATTCGCGATGACCTGCCGGTGGTCGCGGCGCAGATGCACGGCACCTCGACCGATGCCTATTCGTACCTGAAACAGATCTCGATGATTGACGCGTTCCTGGCCGCGCGCGAGAGCTTCTCAGACGCCGGGTGGGACGCCTATGCGTCGCAGCGCGCGGACGCCCAGGCCAAGAACACCTACACCTCGATCGCTACGCAGGCGATGACCTGGGTGCCGCTTCTCGGCATCGTCCTGACGGTCGTATTCTACGCGATGTTCCCGGTGCTTTTCCCGCTGTTCCTGTTCCCCAGGACCGGCCTGCAGACGCTCAAGGGCTATGCGACCGGGTTCTTCTACCTCGCCTCCTGGGGGCCGCTCTACGTCATCCTGCACATGTTCGTGATGAGCAGGGCGGCGAGCCTCTATCACGCGGCGGCGCCGATCGGGCCGACGCTGCTGGTTTCGGACGGCATGGCGAGCGTCAATGAATCGATCTCGACGCTCGCCGGCTTCCTGATGATGAGCGTGCCGTTCATCGCCGGCGGGATGGCGCGCGGCGCGATGGCGATCGCGGGGCATGCGACCTCGATGTTGCAACCGGCGCACAGCGCGGCCGAACAGGCCGCGACCGAGCGCACCACCGGCAACTACTCGTACGGCAATACCTCATTCCAGAACCTGACGTCGGGCATGACCCAGGCGAACAAGTTCGACGATCAGCCCAAGTTCAATTCGGGCTATTCGGTCGGCACGTTCACCAACGCCGACGGTGGCGTGACGTACGGCTTCGCGGACGGGACCAACGCGTTCGATACCCGCCAGGGCATCTCGAACCTCGCATTCACGCCGACGCGGACCGCCGGGTTCGACAGCAGCATGAGCCGGGCGCTCTCGGACGGGCAGACGCACACCCAGTCGCTCCGCAGCGCGGCATCGCAATCCTGGAACGCGACGGCGACGACGGCGACGGATCTGTTGACGGCCGCTGAGCATCGGCGTGGTAGTTCGACCGAGACGGGGTCGGGGTTCAATAACAGCATCACCAGAATGACGGAGGCATCTCGGAGCCTTTCCACCGGACTGAGCAATCGCTTTGGTCTTAGTGAGTCCGATGCACAGCAAGTCGCCCGTGCTTCGCAGACCACAGGCGACGCGAACGCCGGCATAGAAGTTCTTAAGAAGTTGTGGGGCGTCACCGGAAGGGCTGGCCTCAGCGGTAAAATCGCATCGATCGCGACCGAAAATACGAACAGGACGCTGTCGGCCGATAACGCCTACGGGGAATTACAAGACTACATTACAAAGGAAACTAACTCGACGCAGGCCCGGGCAGCACGCGACGAATTCATGCGTGAATCTAGCACGAGCGGAGATAGCGAGGTTCGGTCGCTGTCGCAGAAGCTGGGCGTCAGCGTCGGGGAATCGCGGTCGGCGTCGTTGGAAGCAACTCGAGCCGAAGAGACGTTCCAGCGGGTCAGCAACGATGTCAGGGAGGCCTCGGCGCGGGGCTGGTCGCTCAATCGGAACGAGAGCCAGGAGTTTGTCGTGTATGCCCAGGAGCGGCTTCTCGGCGACGACACGCTGTCGCAGTTCGGGTGGACGCCAGGCATGGTCATGCCGCGCACGCCGCAACAGGAACAGGTGCGCGATATCCTGCTTGGCGAATTTATGGAGCGCCGCGTCGCATCGGTCCGCGACGAACTGGGTGTAAGCGTGCCTGAGCGTCTGTCGGGGCAGTTGCATGGCCCCGCATCGGCGACCCCGGGTGCGGTAAACCAATGGGGCAACCAGCGCGCAGCCGGTGTCAGGGCACAAGGACCGGACGTGTCGATCCGCGAAAGTTCGCGCGATCTCGACTTGGCCGGCAATGTCGCAGACGCGATCCCGAATGCGTCAGCGCGCATCACCCGTGGTGCATTCGAGGTCGGCAACGGTGTCGACGAGGCGAGAGGGACGGCGGGTCAGCTAGGTGACCATGTCCAAGAACGCAATGATGCGTGGATCACGACGACACTTCCCGGTGTTGAGGGCGCGCGCAACTGGGTCCGTGACAATCTCGGGATCGGAGCTGGCACCAGCCATGTTTACGAAGTCCCGCGCGGTGAACGTGCGATGCTGCCGATTTCGGGGCGGCTGAGTTCGGGAATGGGTGGTCGGATCGACCCGGTCACTGGCGAGCCCGGACGGCATCACCGAGGGGTGGATATTGCCGCGCCAGCAGGGACGGAGATCCGCGCACCTGCATCGGGCCAGGTCATCCGAAACGACTTCCAGGCCAACGGGGCCGGCAATTATGTGGTCCTGCAGCACGGCGACGGGTCGCAGAGCAAATACTTCCACATGCAGGATCGGTCTGGCTTCCAGGTCGGCAGCACGGTCGAAGCTGGGGCGGTGATCGGGCGTGTTGGCAGCACCGGGAAATCGACCGGTTCGCACCTTCATTATGAATTATGGAAGGATGGCGCTCCGGTCGATCCGAGGCGGTTCCAGCTTAGGAATGGCCGGGAGTGAAGATGAAGGCGAAAGCCATTACTATTGCAATAAACACAAAGAAAAGCTTTGCATGTGAGTTGTCGCTCACTTCGGGTGGCTCAAATTCATCGTGTCTAGTGGCTTCAGCCAATGCCTCCCGGCCTACATGCGTCATTTGATCGTACATGTTGCTAGGATTGATATATCCGTTTGAAGACGAGCCACCGATTGGGAACCGATCCCAGTCCATCTGGCCAGGTTCGTGGTTCAACATGGCCGCTCCTTCCTCAATCCGTGGCTGACCGTGCTGGTCAGAATTAGGCTTGCAAAGCCTAGCATATCGGATTGAGTTTGGCGAGGATTTTCACCCGTACTGACGGAGTGGGCACGGTGGAGCAGGACGGCGAAAACCCGCGCACGATCGAACGCTACGAGGCGCTGCTGCGCGAGCATCTGCTGTTCTACGATGCGCTGCGTCTGCGCGAGCGCCGGCCGAGGAGCGCGGCGCAGCGCCAGTTCCAGGACGTGGCGTGGGGGAAGGCCGCGCCGGTCACCGATCACGAGTGCGCCTATGTCTGGCACCTGAAGGCGCGCGGGATCGCGCCGTTCAACACGCCGGCGCCGGCACCGCATATCGACGACGTGATGGCCGGATTCGACGTCGGCGCGCGGCCGGTTAGTGGCGACGTCGGCACGAAATGGGATAATGCCTGGCGCGAGTATCGTGGTGGCCGGGAGTTCTTCTGAGCCAAACAGATTAAAGGAGTGGACCGATCTGCAACCGATATCGCCTGAGCGCCAAACAGGCCGCGGTGATGCGGTCGGTCGGGTTCGAGCCGCCGTATCCCGAGGACGAGACCTACCCGGTGCCGCGCGAGATCTTCCCGACCGGCAAGAAGACCGCGCGCTATGGCTTGGTCGTCAGGCGGGCAGGGGAGCGTAACCGCCCGCTTGAGCCGATCGCGATGGAATGGGGCTTCCCGACCAAGGTAGCGAGCAAGCGCGACCCGGCGGTCAAGCTGGACAAGTTCGTCACCAATGCGCGGAATCTCTCATCGTCGATGTGGAAGCCGTCGATCGCCAGTCCCGATCGCCGCTGCCTGGTCCCGTTCACGCATTTCGCCGAACCACATCCCGAGGGCGGGAAGGGCGATGACGGCAAACCCCGCCAGATGTGGTTCTCGCTGCCTGACCAGCCCATCGCCTTCTTCGCCGGTCTGTGGCGGCCGACCGAGCGCGGCGATGCCTATGCCTTCTGCACCACCTCTCCCAACCCCGCCGTCGCGCCCTGGCATCCCAAGGCGATGCCGGCGATCCTCCACCCCCGCGATTTTACGACATGGCTCGACGGGAGCCATGAAGATGCCCTGAAGCTCGTCCGCCCCTACGAGGGTGAGATGAGCGCGCAGGAGGCAACTCCCGATGGCGGTTCGGCATGAACCGGGCTAGGCCGGTACAATCATTCACCACCGGGACGTGTTCATGACGACTACATCCGATCTGGCCGAGCAGATCTCCAACACCCATGGCCTCGCAAAGGCCGACGCCAGGAAAGTCATCGATGCGATCCTTGCGAACATCACCGCGGCCGTCGCGACCGGCGAGGAAGTCAGCCTCAACGGGTTCGGCAAGTTCAAGCTGAAGGACACCCCCGAGCGTCAGGGGCGCAACCCATCGACGGGCGAGGCGATCACGATCGCGGCGTCACGCAAGCTGACGTTCGCGCCGGCGAAGGCGGTCCGCGATCGGATGAACGGCAAGTGATAAACGGGCCAGGGTTTTAGAACGCTGGCCTAAACTGAGGGGACTTCATGGCCGATACCGCAGCCGACTACCGCGCGAGGGCAGCGGCCGACCTTGCCGAGGCCCAGCAGCTCGTTCTGCCCCATGCTAGGGACCGTATGCTGCATTCGGCCGATCGCTGGTCGAAGATGGCTGATGCGGCCGATCGCCGTGTCCGGTAACGAAAGCACGACGGTCGCGCTCGACGTGGCTAACTGGTCAGCGGTCCAGGCAATGGTCGAGCGTCTCGACGACAGGGCTGTGATAGCGATCTACGAGCTGGCCGAAGGCGCTGGTCCGGTCGCGGACCTCGCGGCCGCACAGATGGAAAAACGCAACCTCGACTATTGAGCCAAGTTAAGAGTTCGGCCGCTGGTTAAGCCGCTGTTGCCAAGCCGGCACAAGCCACGTTCCTGTTGTTCCCGCGATTTAGAGAAGACATAATCGTCACCAGATAGAAATGACACCGTCTGGTAGCAGCGGGGGCAGCGTGGAGCCATCCAAACAGCGCAGCGCTGCCCCCGCTGATGCCATTACCTCACGGCTCCTGACCCCGGACCCGCTGCGCCAGCAGCGGGCTTGGTTACCCTGGTTTTCACGCGGCTGACCTTTCCCGAAACTCCATGTCCGATGCCGCATTTCGGGAAAATACAATCGGGAACATATTTCGGGAAAATCAGCCCCGGAGCCGCGAGGCGTAGCCGGTTTGCGGCCCAGGATCTCGATCGACCTTCCCAATCGGGAATGTCGGGGGCGAGCCTTGGCTGGGGAGGCGTTGTAACCCATCTCCGTCCCGCTTCGTAAGCGCTCCCAAAGGGGAGATTTATGACGACTAGCTACGTTCCGAACGACGCCACCACCATCGCTGCGTTGCGATGGTCGATCGTCATCGTTTTCGCATTATTCGGCATCGCCAAGTTCGCGGCATATGAGGCCGAGGGCGTGGCAAAGATCGCAAGCCACTATCCGCTCTTTAGCTGGATGTATCCGATCTGGGGCGAGCGTGGCGCAAGCAACGTCATCGGTACTATCGAGTTGCTGACAGGAGCAATGATCGCGCTCGGCGCTCGCTATCCGTTCGCAAGCCTCGCCGGCGGTGCGATGGGCGTATTCACCTTTTGCGTCACGCTCAGCTTCTCATTGGGTGCGCCCGCGTTCTGGCAGGCGGGATACGGCGCTCCGTTTCTCGGGTCGACCGGCCAGTTCCTGATGAAGGACGCCGTGCTGCTGGCAGCCTGTTACGCACTCGCGGTCGACGGACAACGCCGAATGCCGCGCGGCGACTGACGCACGCGGTCACCAGCGCAGGAGCCTTGGACCCATCAGCGCTCCTACGCTGGCGGCGAGGGCAATTCCTAGTGTGTACCAGGTAAGCACGAAGATGGCCGATACCTCGGGGCAGTGAAGGCAGTAGATCGTCGCCGCCCATCCCCCGGCGCTCAGTCCCGCTGCAGCACCGGCGGCCCTGAAGTGTGTCGGCGCGAGACGCCGGAACGACCACAGCAATCCGGCGAAGATCGGGATCGACAGGGTCAGGACGTGCCACGGACAGCTCCGCCAGCTTTGGCCCAGCCACATCGCCAGCCAGTCGCCAGAGGGCGTCGAGGCGAGTTCGACCACCCCGACGCCTGCCAGGAGGAGCGCCGGCACCGCCAGCAGCCATAGGCCGCGCGGGACGCTCGCGTCCGGACGAGCCAGCTTCACCGCCGTGGACATCGCCACCATCGCGATCGACAGGGTGTAGGCGGCCTTGATCCAGAAGGACGATCCTTGCATCGCCGCATCCAGATCGGGGCGAACGCCGATCGTGGCGCCCATGTAGAGAGCCGCGAGGACG containing:
- a CDS encoding conjugal transfer protein TraG N-terminal domain-containing protein, with amino-acid sequence MGGLEVFTIGGGEYIVNVFNAVAAWTGGGGYRSMLQVVMVMGFIYSLFVVAFSLDWRAWFNWFLQSTLIYMMLMVPTVTVKVTDRINPALAPSVVDNVPLGLGVMASFTSQVGDWMTRSAETVFVMPNALALTNNGMIYGARLMDKARTFQITDSVFRANLDEHLKQCTFYDVLLGFKAMDDLTKTSNLWESIGPGSPARSQRWISSTGPGTTENSIIPCNEAYSRMDAQWQTAYDKDLIPFARNAYPGIADTIAAQRIRDDLPVVAAQMHGTSTDAYSYLKQISMIDAFLAARESFSDAGWDAYASQRADAQAKNTYTSIATQAMTWVPLLGIVLTVVFYAMFPVLFPLFLFPRTGLQTLKGYATGFFYLASWGPLYVILHMFVMSRAASLYHAAAPIGPTLLVSDGMASVNESISTLAGFLMMSVPFIAGGMARGAMAIAGHATSMLQPAHSAAEQAATERTTGNYSYGNTSFQNLTSGMTQANKFDDQPKFNSGYSVGTFTNADGGVTYGFADGTNAFDTRQGISNLAFTPTRTAGFDSSMSRALSDGQTHTQSLRSAASQSWNATATTATDLLTAAEHRRGSSTETGSGFNNSITRMTEASRSLSTGLSNRFGLSESDAQQVARASQTTGDANAGIEVLKKLWGVTGRAGLSGKIASIATENTNRTLSADNAYGELQDYITKETNSTQARAARDEFMRESSTSGDSEVRSLSQKLGVSVGESRSASLEATRAEETFQRVSNDVREASARGWSLNRNESQEFVVYAQERLLGDDTLSQFGWTPGMVMPRTPQQEQVRDILLGEFMERRVASVRDELGVSVPERLSGQLHGPASATPGAVNQWGNQRAAGVRAQGPDVSIRESSRDLDLAGNVADAIPNASARITRGAFEVGNGVDEARGTAGQLGDHVQERNDAWITTTLPGVEGARNWVRDNLGIGAGTSHVYEVPRGERAMLPISGRLSSGMGGRIDPVTGEPGRHHRGVDIAAPAGTEIRAPASGQVIRNDFQANGAGNYVVLQHGDGSQSKYFHMQDRSGFQVGSTVEAGAVIGRVGSTGKSTGSHLHYELWKDGAPVDPRRFQLRNGRE
- a CDS encoding SOS response-associated peptidase family protein, with translation MRSVGFEPPYPEDETYPVPREIFPTGKKTARYGLVVRRAGERNRPLEPIAMEWGFPTKVASKRDPAVKLDKFVTNARNLSSSMWKPSIASPDRRCLVPFTHFAEPHPEGGKGDDGKPRQMWFSLPDQPIAFFAGLWRPTERGDAYAFCTTSPNPAVAPWHPKAMPAILHPRDFTTWLDGSHEDALKLVRPYEGEMSAQEATPDGGSA
- a CDS encoding HU family DNA-binding protein; amino-acid sequence: MTTTSDLAEQISNTHGLAKADARKVIDAILANITAAVATGEEVSLNGFGKFKLKDTPERQGRNPSTGEAITIAASRKLTFAPAKAVRDRMNGK
- a CDS encoding YkgB family protein encodes the protein MTTSYVPNDATTIAALRWSIVIVFALFGIAKFAAYEAEGVAKIASHYPLFSWMYPIWGERGASNVIGTIELLTGAMIALGARYPFASLAGGAMGVFTFCVTLSFSLGAPAFWQAGYGAPFLGSTGQFLMKDAVLLAACYALAVDGQRRMPRGD
- a CDS encoding DUF1109 domain-containing protein, encoding MSTESTEQLIRQLSRDVARVPPNAVARRIAIGIATGCVLAALYMGATIGVRPDLDAAMQGSSFWIKAAYTLSIAMVAMSTAVKLARPDASVPRGLWLLAVPALLLAGVGVVELASTPSGDWLAMWLGQSWRSCPWHVLTLSIPIFAGLLWSFRRLAPTHFRAAGAAAGLSAGGWAATIYCLHCPEVSAIFVLTWYTLGIALAASVGALMGPRLLRW